The following nucleotide sequence is from Allocatelliglobosispora scoriae.
TCCTCGCCGAGCTGCGCGCCCTCGCCGACGCCGACGAGCCGCTCACCCCGCGCCTGCAGGAGATCTACGCCGAGCCGATCAAGCCGGAGCTGATCGCCGAGCGGGTCCGCGAGATCCGCGAGGGCGGCGTGACGGTGGCGGTGCGGGTCAGCCCGCAGCACACGCTGGCGCTCGCACCGGTCATCCTCGACGCGGGCGTCGACCTGCTCGTCATCCAGGGCACCGTCGTCTCCGCCGAGCACGTCTCCACTGAGGACGAACCGCTCAACCTCAAGGAGTTCATCGCCGACCTGGACCTGCCGGTGATCGTCGGCGGCTGCACCAACTACCAGACGGCGCTGCACCTGATGCGTACCGGTGCGGCCGGCGTCATCGTCGGCATCGGCGCGGACTACCTCTCCACCAGCGACTCCGTGCTCGGGATCCGGGTGCCGATGGCGACCGCGATCGCCGATGCGGCAGCGGCCCGCCGTGACTACCTCGACGAGACCGGTGGCCGCTATGTCCACCTGATCGCCGACGGCGGCATGCACACCTCGGGCGACATCGCCAAGGCGATCGGCTGCGGTGCCGACGCCGTCATGCTCGGCGCGCCGCTGGCGCAGGTCGAGGGCGCACCTGGTGGCGGCCTCTGGTGGCACTCCTCGGCGAGCCACCCCAAGCTGCCGCGCGGCGCCATCGGGATCGTCCAGGAGCCGCTCGGCTCGCTGGAGCAGGTCCTTTATGGCCCGGCCGACGACCCGGACGGTCAGCTCAACCTCTTCGGCGGGCTCCGGCGGGCGATGGCGAAGTGCGGTTACCGCGATGTCAAGGAGTTCCAGAAGGTCGGTCTGGTCCTCGATCGAGCCTGACCGTTCCACGGGAGTCGCCCTCCTTCGGTAGCGTGTGGTCTACACGCGATGCGGGGAGGGCTCCATGGATCGACGATTCGGCGCTGCGGCGGCCTGTGCGGCGCTGATCCTGGTCGGCTGCTCGGCAGGCCGACCGATCGCGCTGCCCGATCCACCGGAGCCGCAGTCGGTCTCGTCGTCCCCGTCCGTGCCCGGCGTCGGCGACCCGGGCGTCCACGATCCCTATTTCGCTCATTACGGCAACGGCGGATACGACGTCACGGCTTACGCGCTGAAGATCAAGTATGACCCGGCCTCGGGTAACCTGACCGGCGACGTGACGATCACCGCGACCGCGAAGCAGGAGCTGCGACAGTTCAATCTGGACCTGCACGGCTTCACCATCGACAAGATCGAGATCGACAAGGCGGCCGCCACCTTCAGCCGCGCCGCCGACGAGCTGACGGTCAAGCCCGCCACCGCGATCGCGTCCGGTGCCACCTTCGCGACCCGGGTGACCTATGCGGGCATCCCGCAGCCGATCACCGGCTCGGGGCTCGGCAGCACCGGCTTCCTGAAGTCGGACGAGACGGTCTTCGTCGCGGGGCAGCCCGAGGCGGCGAGCACCTGGTTCCCGGTCAACGACCACCCCAGCGACAAGGCGCTCTACACGATCGCGATCACCGCGCCGACCGCCAGCGAGGTGATCAGCAACGGTGTCCTGGAGGGACAGGACAAGCAGCCCGGCTGGACGACCTGGCGCTGGCGCGAGGATCAGCCGATGGCGTCTTACCTGGCGACGCTCGCGATCGGCAAGTTCCGGGTCGTCGAGAGCACGCACAAGGGCAAGCCGGTGCGCATCGCCATCGCGGCCAGGATTCCGGTCGGCCAGGTCGATGAAGCGGTGGCGAAGACTCCCGAGATCTGTGACTACCTGGGCGGCTTCTTCGGCGATTACCCCTTCGACGCCTACGGCGCCATCGTCATCGACGATCCGAGGGTCGGCTTCGCACTGGAGACCCAGAGCCGCCCGATCTATGCCGCCTCGATGATCGGCGGCGGCGACCGGGGCGGGATCGTCGCCCACGAGCTGACCCACCAGTGGTTCGGCGACAGCGTCTCGATCGCCGACTGGCGCCAGATCTGGCTCAATGAGGGCTTCGCGACCTACGGCCAGTGGATGTGGGTGGAGCACGTCGGCGGCGACACGGTCGACGAGAGCTTCGAGGACAATTTCAGCAACGCGTCGAGCGCGATCTGGCAGGTCGCACCGGGGGATCCGGGGCGGACCAGGGTCTTCGACCGGTCGGTCTATTACCGGGGTGCGATGACGCTGCACGCGCTGCGGCTGACGGTCGGCGACGACAAGTTCTTCCAGATCCTCAAGACCTGGGCGGCCGAGAAGCGCAACGGCAACGCCACGACGGCCGAGTTCGTCGCGCACGCCGAGAAGATCAGCGGTGCCGAGCTGAGCGCGCTCTTCGACGCCTGGCTCTTCGGCAAGGGCCGCCCCGCGCACCCGTAGCCAAGTGGTTACCTGGCGGTAATAATGTCGCCATGCGCTACGACGTGGTGGTGATCGGGTCCGGGTTCGGTGGCAGTGTCGCCGCGCTGCGGCTCGTGGAGAAGGGCTACTCGGTCGCCGTCCTGGAAGCCGGACGCCGGTTCGCCGACGCGGACTTCGCCAAGACGAGCTGGCGGACCCGCCGGTTCCTGTGGGCGCCCGCCCTCGGCTGCTACGGCATCCAGCGGATGACACTGCTGCGCGCCGATCGAGGAGCCAAGGGCGCCGGGGTGCTGGTGCTCTCGGGTGCCGGGGTCGGCGGCGGCAGCCTCGTCTACGCCAACACGCTCTACCGCCCGCCGGCCGCGTTCTTCAACGACCCGCAGTGGAGCGGCATCACCGACTGGGCCGGCGAACTGGATCGGCACTATGACCAGGCCGAACGGATGCTGGGTGTGGTCTCCTACGACCGGATGACCGCCGCCGATGGCGTGATCAAGGCGGTCGCGGAGCGGATGGGCGTGGGGCGGACGTTCCGGTTGACGCCGGTCGGCGTACACCTGCAGGCCCCGGCGGGGCAGACGGTGCCGGACCCCTACTTCGGCGGCGCGGGACCCGAGCGGTCGGGTTGCCTGCACTGCGGCGAGTGCATGACGGGCTGCCGCCACAACGCCAAGAACACCCTGGTCAAGAACTACCTCCACCTCGCCGAGCAGGCGGGTGCCGTGATCCACCCGTATACGACGGCGAGCACCGTGCGGTCGCTGCCGGGCGGTGGCTACGCGGTCGAGGTGACCCGGACGGACGCCCGGTTCGCCAAGCGGCGCCGCGCCGTCGGGGGCGGGGTGATCGAGGCGGACCAGGTGATCTTCGCCGCCGGTGCGCTCGGTACGCAGCGACTCCTGCACCGCTCCCGCGAGGCGGGCCACCTGACCGGCCTGTCGGCCAGGCTGGGCGTGCTCACCAGGACCAACTCCGAGGCGCTCCTCGGTGCCGCCGTCGCCCGCGGTGACGCCAAGCGGCGGAACCTGGACTTCACCCACGGTGTCGCGATCACCAGCTCCTTCCACCCGGATGAGAGCACCCATGTCGAGCCGGTGCGGTACGGCAAGGGTTCCAACGTGATGGGGCTGCTGCAGACGCTCCTCGTCGACGGCGGGCCCCGGCGGAAGTGGCGGGCGTTCAAGGCGATCGTGACGCAGCCGGGGCTGACGCTGAAGGCGGTCACCGTGCGCGGCTGGTCGGAGCGGACGATCATCGCCCTGGTGATGCAGACGCTGGACAACTCGCTCACCACGGTGTGGCGTCGGGGCGGTCTGCGGGCGACCCGGGGACACGGGGAGCCCAACCCGACGTGGATCCCGGTCGGCAACGAGACGGTCCGGCAGATCGCCGACGAGATCGGCGGCTTCCCGGGCGGTTCCCTGCCGGAGGTCTTCGACGTCCCGATCACCGCGCACATCCTCGGCGGTGCCGTGATCGGTGCCTCGGCGCAGGACGGGGTCGTCGACGCCTATCACCGGGTCTTCGGGCAGCCGGGCCTGCACGTCGTGGACGGGGCGGCGGTCTGCGCCAACCTCGGCGTCAATCCATCGCTGACGATCACGGCGCAGGCGGAGCGGGCGATGTCCTTCTGGCCCAACGCCGGTGCCGACGATCCGCGACCGGCGCTCGGGTCGGCGTACACCCGGATAGAAGCGGTTGCACCGATCAATCCGCAGGTCCCCGCGGGCGCGCCCGCCGCGCTGCGCTGGGGCTCCCAGAACGGGTGACGCCTCGGGCGGTCGGTAAGGTTGGGGCGTGACTACGCCGCGCCCGGTCCTCGTCGTCGATTTCGGTGCCCAGTACGCCCAGCTCATCGCTCGCCGAGTGCGTGAGGCGAGGGTCTATTCGGAGATCGTGCCGCACTCGATGCCGGTGGCGGAGATGCTGGCGAAGAACCCCGCCGCGATCATCCTCTCGGGCGGCCCGTCCAGCGTTTACGAGGCGGGTGCACCGCAGGTCGACGCCGCGCTCTTCCAGAGTGACGTGCCGGTCTTCGGCATCTGCTACGGCTTCCAGGCGATGGC
It contains:
- a CDS encoding GuaB3 family IMP dehydrogenase-related protein, with translation MRDIVEIGLGKTAQRGYHLDEVAIVPSRRTRDVDDVATTWQLDAYRFEIPCVAHPSDATMSPASAIALGLLGGLGVLNVEGLWTRYEDPTKLLAELRALADADEPLTPRLQEIYAEPIKPELIAERVREIREGGVTVAVRVSPQHTLALAPVILDAGVDLLVIQGTVVSAEHVSTEDEPLNLKEFIADLDLPVIVGGCTNYQTALHLMRTGAAGVIVGIGADYLSTSDSVLGIRVPMATAIADAAAARRDYLDETGGRYVHLIADGGMHTSGDIAKAIGCGADAVMLGAPLAQVEGAPGGGLWWHSSASHPKLPRGAIGIVQEPLGSLEQVLYGPADDPDGQLNLFGGLRRAMAKCGYRDVKEFQKVGLVLDRA
- a CDS encoding M1 family metallopeptidase: MDRRFGAAAACAALILVGCSAGRPIALPDPPEPQSVSSSPSVPGVGDPGVHDPYFAHYGNGGYDVTAYALKIKYDPASGNLTGDVTITATAKQELRQFNLDLHGFTIDKIEIDKAAATFSRAADELTVKPATAIASGATFATRVTYAGIPQPITGSGLGSTGFLKSDETVFVAGQPEAASTWFPVNDHPSDKALYTIAITAPTASEVISNGVLEGQDKQPGWTTWRWREDQPMASYLATLAIGKFRVVESTHKGKPVRIAIAARIPVGQVDEAVAKTPEICDYLGGFFGDYPFDAYGAIVIDDPRVGFALETQSRPIYAASMIGGGDRGGIVAHELTHQWFGDSVSIADWRQIWLNEGFATYGQWMWVEHVGGDTVDESFEDNFSNASSAIWQVAPGDPGRTRVFDRSVYYRGAMTLHALRLTVGDDKFFQILKTWAAEKRNGNATTAEFVAHAEKISGAELSALFDAWLFGKGRPAHP
- a CDS encoding FAD-dependent oxidoreductase; protein product: MRYDVVVIGSGFGGSVAALRLVEKGYSVAVLEAGRRFADADFAKTSWRTRRFLWAPALGCYGIQRMTLLRADRGAKGAGVLVLSGAGVGGGSLVYANTLYRPPAAFFNDPQWSGITDWAGELDRHYDQAERMLGVVSYDRMTAADGVIKAVAERMGVGRTFRLTPVGVHLQAPAGQTVPDPYFGGAGPERSGCLHCGECMTGCRHNAKNTLVKNYLHLAEQAGAVIHPYTTASTVRSLPGGGYAVEVTRTDARFAKRRRAVGGGVIEADQVIFAAGALGTQRLLHRSREAGHLTGLSARLGVLTRTNSEALLGAAVARGDAKRRNLDFTHGVAITSSFHPDESTHVEPVRYGKGSNVMGLLQTLLVDGGPRRKWRAFKAIVTQPGLTLKAVTVRGWSERTIIALVMQTLDNSLTTVWRRGGLRATRGHGEPNPTWIPVGNETVRQIADEIGGFPGGSLPEVFDVPITAHILGGAVIGASAQDGVVDAYHRVFGQPGLHVVDGAAVCANLGVNPSLTITAQAERAMSFWPNAGADDPRPALGSAYTRIEAVAPINPQVPAGAPAALRWGSQNG